A window of Arcobacter acticola genomic DNA:
TTCTGAAACAATAGCTTTTACAGTTGGTAATTGCTTAAATATTCGTTCAATAATTATATCACTTGCAATATCAAGTTTTAATTGAGTATCACCCGTAGAATTTTCTTGATCACTTTTACCTGTATCACCTGTTTCAATTAATTCTTTTATTTCAATACTAGCTTCTTCGATTGCTTTAATTATTTCTTGCATGTTATACTCTCTTTGCATTTTTATCTATCCAGTTTATTAATTCCTCTGGATTATTTAAGTCTAATATTACTATATTTTCTGGTATTTCATTTTTATCAATAGTTTCATCACATGCTATTGCATCAGTCATACTAAAATAGCTTTCATCTAGTCTATCTCTAAAAATTGAAATTCTTGGCAATTCTAAAGTTTTTAAGCCCTCAACTAACAAATAATCGAAGTCTTGAAATAAATCAATCATATCATCTATTGTTGATGTACTTTTTTTAAATAAAGTTGTTTTATTAGGACTTACCACTGCAACATCAGCACCTGTTTGAGAAAATTTGAAGGAGTCTTTTCCTTCTCTATCAAAAACAGCTTTATCCTTTGGATCATGCTTAACAATACAAACTTTAAAACCATTATCTTGTAGTATACTAGCTACTTTTACAATAGCTGTTGTTTTACCACTATTTGAAGGACCTGAAA
This region includes:
- the mobB gene encoding molybdopterin-guanine dinucleotide biosynthesis protein B, whose translation is MNKKRLIVAFSGPSNSGKTTAIVKVASILQDNGFKVCIVKHDPKDKAVFDREGKDSFKFSQTGADVAVVSPNKTTLFKKSTSTIDDMIDLFQDFDYLLVEGLKTLELPRISIFRDRLDESYFSMTDAIACDETIDKNEIPENIVILDLNNPEELINWIDKNAKRV